The proteins below come from a single Ostrinia nubilalis chromosome Z, ilOstNubi1.1, whole genome shotgun sequence genomic window:
- the LOC135087164 gene encoding uncharacterized protein LOC135087164, with amino-acid sequence MGGSRVGCRLSAARGAPAQSVSVRAPSEDASYINMRILLLCALLGFAVGEDDWQPIHPESSVSFTSYVKPAERSLEPSGSLKILNRRPSPYGGNKLSLINMAPPSQGSDSCSVYKISMNQELHYQYMEYEKSLPDLKEFTLCMWTKFHNHSTDHPLFSYAVSDNPKEILAWISNTNEASYFSMAVHGQTFFRLNYPLKLNKWYHSCQSWNGKTGEWQIWVNAERVGRGFHNRLVGHVIKGGGVAVTGQDQSQLFNRDPPLEPKPRQPGLIGEVTMLQIYHVALTAGKAHKDHKHHHAHHFKHDGTPIEAATEPVTEPPPPMATPLGNGNFLVGGQLQRPQNLNLVGPQQMIPIQLPNGLQIQQEYVNGQLGNRIVSEQLVNSVQQIPADQYNSLNLPQQIPVPVQQMRQPQTFPSRPIGPSKGTSVVLSGSLLNPANVQYIDDTVSHNLFKRDSKKRDKRDNPEKELADGTKAGKKDKRGLVALSDGSIVDEALLSPGLVEDQEEDIMFQESLLHGLAGVVGNLPVQNLQKQTVDEREPAEAEVKAVMQVCSGCAPEPFKKALVLSWRTAPKKLYSGAHYYKGLPICRAF; translated from the exons ATGGGAGGGTCGCGAGTGGGGTGCCGCCTGAGCGCAGCCCGCGGTGCGCCAGCGCAGTCTGTGTCTGTGCGCGCGCCGTCTGAAGACGCTTCTTACATA AATATGCGGATACTATTGTTGTGTGCCCTGCTAGGGTTCGCCGTGGGGGAGGACGACTGGCAACCCATCCACCCCGAGTCCAGTGTATCATTCACGTCCTATGTAAAACCAGCTGAGCGCTCTTTAGAACCAAG TGGCAGTCTCAAGATATTGAACCGACGGCCCAGTCCGTATGGCGGCAACAAGTTGTCTCTGATCAACATGGCTCCGCCGTCCCAGGGCTCGGACTCCTGCAGTGTGTACAAGATCTCCATGAACCAGGAGTTGCATTACCAGTACATGGAGTACGAAAAGAGCCTGCCCGACCTCAAGGAGTTTACTCTGTGCATGTGGACTAAGTTCCATAATCACTCCACAGATCATCCGCTGTTCTCGTATGCAG TGAGTGACAACCCCAAAGAGATTTTGGCTTGGATTTCGAACACGAACGAAGCGAGTTACTTCAGCATGGCTGTACACGGACAAACGTTCTTCAGGCTTAACTACCCGTTGAAATTAAACAA ATGGTACCACTCCTGCCAATCGTGGAACGGCAAGACCGGCGAATGGCAGATTTGGGTGAACGCAGAGAGAGTCGGCAGAGGTTTCCATAATAGG CTTGTAGGACATGTAATCAAAGGCGGAGGAGTAGCCGTGACCGGACAGGACCAGTCACAGCTGTTCAACAGAGATCCACCACTGGAGCCAAAACCTA GACAACCTGGTTTGATCGGTGAAGTAACCATGCTGCAAATATACCATGTGGCCCTAACCGCTGGAAAAGCACACAAAGACCACAAACATCACCATGCTCACCACTTCAAGCACGACGGCACTCCCATTGAGGCTGCCACCGAACCTGTGAccgagccgccgccgccgatgGCAACTCCTCTGGGTAATGGAAACTTCCTCGTGGGTGGCCAGCTGCAAAGACCTCAGAACCTCAACCTTGTTGGACCTCAGCAAATGATCCCTATACAACTACCCAACGGTCTTCAAATTCAACAAGAGTACGTGAACGGTCAATTAGGAAACAGAATAGTGTCCGAGCAACTGGTCAACAGTGTGCAACAGATTCCTGCAGATCAATACAACTCTCTGAACCTTCCACAACAAATACCGGTGCCCGTACAGCAAATGAGACAGCCGCAGACCTTCCCTTCCCGGCCCATAGGACCATCCAAAGGCACTAGTGTCGTGCTATCAGGATCTCTGCTGAACCCTGCTAACGTCCAATACATTGATGACACTGTGTCACATAACTTGTTCAAACGAGACTCCAAGAAAAGAGACAAAAGAGATAACCCCGAAAAGGAGCTTGCCGATGGAACAAAAGCAG GGAAAAAAGACAAACGTGGTTTAGTAGCTCTATCAGATGGTTCAATAGTCGATGAAGCACTTCTAAGCCCGGGTCTGGTGGAAGATCAAGAGGAAGATATTATGTTCCAAGAATCTCTGCTGCATGGTCTTGCCGGAGTCGTAGGAAACCTGCCGGTGCAGAATTTGCAGAAACAAACT GTGGACGAGAGAGAACCAGCTGAAGCCGAAGTAAAGGCAGTTATGCAAGTGTGCAGTGGCTGCGCCCCTGAGCCTTTCAAGAAAGCATTGGTGCTCTCCTGGAGGACTGCACCAAAAAAGTTGTACAGCGGTGCTCACTACTACAAGGGCCTACCCATTTGTAGGGCATTTTAG